The nucleotide sequence TCTTGACCAGCGGGCACCGTGACTCTGAAAGCGGCTGGTATGCCTTGGCGCCGGGGATCGTGTCGCGAACGGTCATATAGTCCCAAGGCGCCTTTGAGTCTGACGGCCTCTTCACCTCCAGGAGATAAAGATCGGACACCATGCGGCCATCGGCCCGAATCCGACCGCCCTTCGCGAAGACGTCGTTGATCTCCATCTTCCGCATATGATCGAGAACGACCTTGGCATCATCGGTTCCGGTCTCTTTCACCGCCTTGAGATAGGTTGTGACTGCGGAATAGATGCCGGCCTGCAGCATGATCGGCATTCTGTTCCGCTCCTTGTAGAATCGCTGGCTCCACGCCCGCGACTCATCGTTCCGGTCCCAATAAAAACCCTCGACCAGGACCATGCCTTGCGCCGCTTCGAGTCCGAGTGCATGGACGTCCATCATCGTTCCCGCCATGGGTGCGAGTGTCTGCTTCTGACTGACGCCAAATTCGCGGGCTGCCTTGACCGCGTTGATCAAGTCTCCGCCCGCGTTGGCAAGCGCGATGACATCGGAACGAGAGCTTTGAGCGGCCAGCACAAACGACGAAAAGTCGGAAGTCCCGATCGGGTGCTTGCGAGATCCGACAACGGTGCCGCCAGCAGCGCCGATTGCCTTTATCGCATCCTTTTCGATGGCCTGTCCGAGAGCGTAGTCGACCGTCAGGAAGTACCAGTTCTTCTTGCCCGACTTCGTGATCGATCCAGCCAGCGCATTGGATATGCCATAGGTGTCCCAGGCATAAAGTACCGTATTCGGCGAACACTGCTCATTGATCAGACTGGTCGTGCCCGCGCCCGTGACCATGAGCACGCGATTCTTGTCTCGGGTAATGCCGGACACCGCAAGCGCAACAGCCGAATTGATCGTATCGGTGATCATATCGACGCCTTCAAGATCGTACCATTCCCGGGCGCGGCTTACCGCGATATCCGGCTTGTTCTGATGGTCGGAAACCACCAGTTCGACCTTGAACGACGGCTTCTCGTTCTTGACAAAATCGTCGACGGCCATCCGTACCGCGGCGACCGAGCTCGCCCCGCTCAAATCCTGGAACACACCGGACATGTCACCCAGAACGCCGACCTTCACCGTGCCATTCGAGATGCCTGCTCCCTGCGCCAGCGCGCTGCCGGAAGACAGAAGACCTATCGCAGCAGCAATCGCGAATTTTCGAACCACCTTCATCGGATATCCTCGCAGTTTGTTGTTTTTGAATTCGTGTGGAGGTCACCGGCGAATGGCCATCACTGACCAGGCCGCCGATCACCGACTTGCTCGCCAGGGATCTAACGTTTCACGCGTTCTCCGACCCACGCCCCAATCGCCTGGAGGGTCGAGATGGTTTCAGGCAGAAACGGAAAGATCGTG is from Afipia massiliensis and encodes:
- a CDS encoding ABC transporter substrate-binding protein, producing the protein MKVVRKFAIAAAIGLLSSGSALAQGAGISNGTVKVGVLGDMSGVFQDLSGASSVAAVRMAVDDFVKNEKPSFKVELVVSDHQNKPDIAVSRAREWYDLEGVDMITDTINSAVALAVSGITRDKNRVLMVTGAGTTSLINEQCSPNTVLYAWDTYGISNALAGSITKSGKKNWYFLTVDYALGQAIEKDAIKAIGAAGGTVVGSRKHPIGTSDFSSFVLAAQSSRSDVIALANAGGDLINAVKAAREFGVSQKQTLAPMAGTMMDVHALGLEAAQGMVLVEGFYWDRNDESRAWSQRFYKERNRMPIMLQAGIYSAVTTYLKAVKETGTDDAKVVLDHMRKMEINDVFAKGGRIRADGRMVSDLYLLEVKRPSDSKAPWDYMTVRDTIPGAKAYQPLSESRCPLVKN